One stretch of Miscanthus floridulus cultivar M001 chromosome 18, ASM1932011v1, whole genome shotgun sequence DNA includes these proteins:
- the LOC136520260 gene encoding uncharacterized protein → MYKLGRGNRDKVQQFMTITGASEKVALQALKASDWHLEGAFDLFYSQPQISAVNTRHLEDIFNRYKEPDGDMIMVEGISQLCNDLQVDPQDIVMLVISWHMKAATMCEFTRQEFIGGLQSIGVDSIEKFRGKLPSLRAELKDDNKFRDIYNFAFTWAREKGQKSLSLETAIGMWQLLFAERNWPLLEHWCQFLQVRHNKAISRDTWAQLLEFVKTIDPQLSNYDDEGAWPYLIDEFVEYLTENGFVQRKR, encoded by the exons ATG TATAAGCTGGGGAGAGGAAACCGCGACAAGGTGCAGCAGTTCATGACCATAACCGGTGCCAG TGAGAAGGTTGCCCTTCAGGCACTGAAAGCTAGTGATTGGCACTTGGAAGGAGCTTTTGACTTATTCTATAGCCAACCTCAGATTTCTGCGGTCAATACTCGGCATCTTGAAGATATTTTCAACAGATATAAAG AACCTGATGGTGATATGATCATGGTGGAAGGAATATCTCAACTTTGCAATGATCTGCAG GTGGATCCACAGGATATTGTCATG CTTGTCATATCATGGCACATGAAAGCCGCCACAATGTGTGAATTTACTCGTCAGGAATTCATTGGTGGACTGCAGTCAATTGG GGTAGATTCAATCGAGAAGTTTCGTGGAAAATTACCATCATTACGAGCTGAGCTAAAAGATGACA ATAAGTTCCGTGATATATACAACTTTGCATTCACTTGGGCAAGGGAAAAG GGTCAAAAGTCTCTCTCACTGGAGACTGCTATTGGAATGTGGCAGTTGCTATTTGCTGAAAGGAACTGGCCTCTTCTCGAGCATTGGTGTCAGTTTTTACAG GTCAGGCACAATAAAGCCATATCTAGAGACACATGGGCCCAGCTGCTGGAATTTGTAAAG ACGATCGATCCACAGTTATCCAACTATGACGACGAAGGTGCCTGGCCCTACCTCATAGACGAATTTGTGGAATACCTGACTGAGAATGGATTCGTCCAGCGTAAAAGATGA